The following proteins are co-located in the Stieleria sp. JC731 genome:
- a CDS encoding DUF6714 family protein → MARTTKGTHRIVVGDVEHRWIVRGSYGRLNTLVWPANNIGPSIGCEFGFHEKDATPLIVTNRLVRRVIDYAVRCHDYDPTERGKDLSIRDIEDYIEWQDAIRMRDVSNESHPIVADILSHFPVHPVPTPSDAIIDASMVEHLYEILGGKPWPTLTPTDCRHCSDGFTFLTPVGLHYYLPAYITAEVINSKEADVVIDSLIGLFQGVDFFRSDEYLHFWRLMTPMQLAVIDKWIDHYETRYHFNDSIKSEVGNARKWIASCSERTSQSHDSR, encoded by the coding sequence ATGGCACGCACCACCAAAGGCACGCACCGAATCGTCGTTGGCGACGTTGAGCACCGCTGGATCGTGCGAGGCAGCTACGGTCGGCTTAACACGCTCGTTTGGCCCGCCAACAACATAGGCCCTTCAATTGGGTGCGAGTTCGGTTTTCACGAGAAGGACGCCACGCCTTTGATCGTGACGAACCGGCTCGTTCGACGTGTGATCGACTACGCGGTACGCTGTCACGACTATGACCCAACTGAACGCGGCAAGGACCTGTCAATTCGTGACATTGAAGATTATATCGAATGGCAGGACGCGATACGGATGAGAGACGTTTCTAACGAGTCGCATCCGATCGTCGCTGATATCTTATCGCATTTTCCCGTACACCCTGTGCCGACACCGTCCGATGCAATCATCGACGCATCCATGGTGGAACATTTGTATGAAATCCTTGGCGGCAAGCCCTGGCCAACTTTGACGCCAACTGACTGCCGACACTGCTCTGATGGGTTCACGTTTCTAACGCCCGTCGGATTGCACTACTATCTTCCCGCATACATCACTGCGGAGGTCATCAACTCGAAGGAAGCTGATGTAGTCATTGACTCTCTGATTGGCCTCTTTCAGGGCGTCGATTTTTTCAGAAGCGATGAATACCTGCACTTCTGGCGCCTCATGACACCAATGCAGCTTGCGGTAATCGACAAGTGGATTGACCACTACGAAACCCGTTACCACTTCAACGACAGCATAAAGTCCGAGGTTGGAAATGCTCGGAAATGGATTGCGTCATGTTCTGAACGTACATCACAATCACACGATAGCCGATAA